In the genome of Massilibacterium senegalense, the window ATTTGCATAATCAGGAAGCATTGCATTTTTGTTCATCCCACGCTGCCAATAACGGCTGAGTAATTTTTTCACCTTCGTTTTTCCTAGTCCACTCTGTTCCGAAATCTCTCCAATTTTCGCTTCACGTCCTTGTTTCTGCAAAAGTTCCTTCATGTTTGGAAGTAAATACTTTTCAACCGTTTCCCAATCTTCTTCACGCTTACTTTTTTGGATAACTGTTAATTCACTATCTGGTATTGCTCTAGCAAAAGGGTCCGCTACTATGAGCAACTGACCTTGGTTAAGCTCTAATTCTAAATGGCTATATAGCTCTCTTTTTGGCATAGCACTCGTTGTATCAATATTTACAACGTAGGCATATGATTCCTCGATTTCAATAATCCGAATGCGTTGCGAATCAGCTGTGTACTGTAATACTTGGTTAATATAAATCATCCGTACTTCACCTTCTTCAACTTGCTTTCATCGATAGACTCAATGACAAGCGGTTGCTCCACGTTTAACGGCTCCAACATGTCCACTCGAATCGTTTTCGTTGCGAGTAAATGATAAAACAACGTCATGCCACTCCCTAAAGGCATATGCGTGTCCTTATCAAATTCACTTGTAATAGCTCTAACGCTTCCATCATTCGTTAAAAGGCGTTGTAATAATGCCATAGACAGGTCTTCAATATACTGAGCACTTAGACTTTGGAAAGCGTCATAATGCTCAAGGTTGTAATAGTCATGAATGTAGCTAATGTTTCTCGCCATTTCTTTCGGAATTTCTAGCTCTGTTACAATGCCCCAATCAATTTGCTGTCTTTCCCAATACACGCGCTCAATCTCAAATTTCTCAATGACACGCTCCTTTAACAGCTCGTCTTTCATTTTGATTGTTCTAGCAAGTTCAACCAATCCTTCTCCTTTATCTACGGTTAATAAAAAATCCGTTGTCATCACAATAGGCTCATGCGTTTTTGGGTCTGTAGGATGTTTAATTCCTAACTCATCTGCAATGACAATTGTTTCTTCCAACGGTAGTAAAGGAAATTGCTCTCGAATATCAACAACAAAATCTGAGTATTCAGTTAAATAAAAATAATTCCGTTCCAAATCTGATAGAAACTCGTGCTGCCTGTTTGTTTTAATACCTTTTAATCGTGTGGACCGACCTTGTGAAGAAACATCTTGAATCTTTAACCAAGGTTTATACTCCGAACCAATACCAGCACCGCGACCTTCTTTAATCCATTTTTCGTTTTTAGATGTTCTTGCTCGTTTAGACATAAAAAACACCCCTTTAGACAAATATAATCTAAAGGGGTGTTCCATCGCAACTTTTTTACAACCGTCGCGACTTTATTTTAAACATCGTATCTTTTTTATAAACATCGCAACTTTATTTCAAAGCTACAAAAACCAAACCTACACCATACCCGCCTACTCTACTGTAACCGATTTAGCCAAATTTCTCGGTTTATCAACGTCACATCCACGATGAAGCGCTGCATAATACGCTAGCAATTGCAACGGTACAATCGATACGAGCGGGGTTAAGTGTTTATTCACAGTTGGAAGAATGAAT includes:
- a CDS encoding heteromeric transposase endonuclease subunit TnsA; this encodes MSKRARTSKNEKWIKEGRGAGIGSEYKPWLKIQDVSSQGRSTRLKGIKTNRQHEFLSDLERNYFYLTEYSDFVVDIREQFPLLPLEETIVIADELGIKHPTDPKTHEPIVMTTDFLLTVDKGEGLVELARTIKMKDELLKERVIEKFEIERVYWERQQIDWGIVTELEIPKEMARNISYIHDYYNLEHYDAFQSLSAQYIEDLSMALLQRLLTNDGSVRAITSEFDKDTHMPLGSGMTLFYHLLATKTIRVDMLEPLNVEQPLVIESIDESKLKKVKYG